A genome region from Cucumis sativus cultivar 9930 chromosome 4, Cucumber_9930_V3, whole genome shotgun sequence includes the following:
- the LOC101218844 gene encoding uncharacterized protein LOC101218844, producing MMTTNIAESMNSILKEPRDLPIASFLEHVRALLQRWFWERREEGIKVTSTLTKWAELVLQKKQERALTMKVNPIDCYQFHVKDLDKEEVINLHTQECTCKEFQAEQLPCAHAIAVARDRNINVYSLCANYYTNECLLAAYSEAVYPVGNQSEWKTTEEYVHMTVLPPKVVKRVGRPKKKRIPSVGEAPKLHKCGRCKETGHNRLTCTNPISYIQKSSIQD from the coding sequence ATGATGACAACAAATATAGCAGAGTCCATGAATTCTATACTGAAAGAACCTAGAGATTTGCCTATTGCTTCATTCCTTGAACATGTTCGAGCTTTGCTACAACGTTGGTTTTGGGAGCGTCGAGAAGAAGGCATTAAAGTGACGTCTACATTGACTAAATGGGCAGAGTTAGttctacaaaagaaacaagaacgaGCTTTGACAATGAAAGTCAACCCAATTGATTGTTACCAATTCCATGTTAAAGATTTAGATAAAGAGGAGGTCATAAATCTTCATACTCAAGAGTGCACTTGTAAGGAGTTTCAAGCTGAGCAACTACCATGCGCACATGCCATTGCTGTTGCACGGGATCgcaatataaatgtttatagctTATGTGCTAACTATTACACTAATGAATGTTTGTTGGCAGCATATTCGGAGGCCGTCTACCCAGTTGGGAATCAGTCGGAATGGAAGACAACCGAAGAATATGTACATATGACTGTCTTACCTCCGAAAGTAGTCAAAAGAGTTGGTCGACCGAAGAAAAAGAGGATTCCAAGTGTCGGTGAAGCACCAAAATTGCATAAATGTGGTCGATGTAAAGAAACAGGCCACAATAGATTAACGTGTACCAATCCAATTTCATACATCCAGAAGTCGAGCATACAAGATTAG
- the LOC101203168 gene encoding uncharacterized protein LOC101203168 — protein sequence MFGTAVRCFATKPKPKMKPIELKTPPEQTQTITRAIFDIVKEHGPLTIAETWDRVQEVGLRGLTSKRHMKIVMRWMRERQKIRLMCNHVGPHKQFLYTTWFTKPNFEQAKQLQRNVSQPKRP from the exons atgtTTGGGACTGCAGTAAGGTGTTTCGCGACGAAGCCAAAGCCCAAAATGAAACCGATAGAGCTTAAAACTCCACCGGAGCAAACCCAGACGATCACTAGAGCCATCTTCGACATTGTTAAGGAGCACGGTCCACTAACCATAGCCGAAACTTGGGACCGCGTTCAG GAAGTTGGTTTGAGAGGATTAACAAGCAAAAGGCATATGAAAATAGTGATGAGATGGATGAGGGAACGACAGAAGATAAGATTAATGTGCAACCACGTAGGACCTCATAAGCAGTTTCTTTATACCACCTGGTTCACAAAACCCAACTTCGAACAGGCAAAGCAACTGCAGCGCAATGTTTCACAACCGAAAAGGCCTTGA